One genomic window of uncultured Erythrobacter sp. includes the following:
- a CDS encoding alpha-galactosidase: protein MADNAETGGAFAQSEHGDAVAGDEMAMQQHGPVPAHDPAEDNVGEHQFFELRAAGTLVAIEATHGMRPIILYAGPDLPGVAAKDLALLATRQHAPGSASVPLRGSILNEIGTGISGPSGLVAHRAGQDWAIDLRIEQVQTVGENAIAIHCHDTNVAVASCHRLAIDPETGVLTCSTSIENHGKDKLELDWCAALCLPLDQRLDRVLSFTGRWSGEFEIEQIDAFQGSIVRENKAGRTSHDAFPGGFAVAADTSETRGLAVGYHLAWSGNHRLRIDRHSDGRSLVQMGEMTFPGEIRLGRGESYRSPDFIAAWSEDGLNGVSQRFHDYVRGSVMGPRSLRKPRPVHYNTWEAVYFNHDTDTLIELAEAAAAVGAERFVLDDGWFGSRRHDGAGLGDWWVSEEVYPEGLHPIVNRVKELGMEFGLWFEPEMVNPDSDLYRAHPDWVLQAEGVEAVPFRGQLTLDLTKPEVFDYLFGKITQLVSTYGIAYIKWDMNRDTNHPGSSGRGAMHRQTLAVYRLFEQLREAHPELEIESCSSGGGRADFGIMRHADRIWTSDNNDARQRQAIQRGATHFLPLRVLGSHVGPKRCHVTGREFSMVFRVASAVFGHMGLELDLRDESPHDLKVLKAGIALYKDHRQLIHTGRFLRLASPSHTNLIGCVSQDQGEAIFSYAKLETEVATLPQRVHFAGLDPERTYRLRLIWPPHNPSISYPSIVDAAELLGEGRVFSGAALMGHGIQPPLTFPDTCLFYHLEADI, encoded by the coding sequence ATGGCTGATAACGCAGAAACTGGTGGTGCGTTCGCGCAGAGCGAGCACGGCGATGCCGTGGCCGGTGACGAAATGGCAATGCAGCAGCACGGGCCGGTGCCAGCCCATGACCCTGCCGAAGACAATGTCGGCGAACATCAGTTCTTCGAGCTGCGCGCCGCGGGGACGCTGGTCGCGATTGAAGCAACGCATGGCATGCGCCCGATCATTCTATATGCGGGCCCCGATCTGCCGGGTGTCGCCGCGAAAGATCTGGCACTCCTTGCAACGCGTCAGCACGCACCCGGCAGCGCGTCGGTTCCGCTGCGCGGCTCGATACTCAACGAAATCGGGACGGGAATTTCCGGCCCTTCCGGCCTGGTCGCACATCGCGCGGGACAGGATTGGGCAATCGATCTACGGATCGAACAAGTCCAGACTGTCGGCGAGAACGCAATCGCCATCCATTGCCACGACACCAATGTCGCGGTTGCATCATGCCATCGGCTCGCAATCGATCCCGAAACCGGTGTTCTGACCTGCAGCACCAGCATCGAGAACCATGGCAAGGACAAGCTGGAGCTGGATTGGTGCGCAGCCTTGTGCCTGCCTCTCGATCAGCGACTGGACCGTGTCCTTAGTTTCACAGGCCGCTGGTCGGGCGAGTTTGAAATCGAGCAGATTGATGCCTTTCAGGGCAGCATCGTACGCGAAAACAAAGCGGGCAGGACCAGCCACGACGCGTTTCCCGGCGGTTTTGCCGTGGCGGCGGATACCAGCGAAACGCGCGGGCTGGCGGTTGGGTATCATCTCGCTTGGAGTGGGAACCACCGTCTGCGGATAGACCGCCACAGCGATGGCCGCTCACTGGTGCAGATGGGCGAAATGACCTTCCCCGGCGAGATTAGGCTGGGACGCGGTGAAAGCTATCGCTCGCCGGACTTTATCGCCGCGTGGTCCGAAGACGGGCTGAATGGTGTTTCTCAGAGGTTTCATGATTACGTGCGCGGAAGCGTGATGGGGCCGCGCAGCCTCAGGAAACCGCGCCCTGTGCACTACAACACCTGGGAAGCGGTCTACTTCAATCACGACACCGACACCCTGATAGAACTCGCCGAAGCTGCCGCCGCTGTCGGCGCAGAACGGTTCGTGCTTGACGATGGCTGGTTCGGCAGTCGTCGGCACGATGGCGCGGGCCTGGGCGATTGGTGGGTCTCGGAGGAAGTCTATCCCGAAGGTCTCCATCCGATCGTCAATCGGGTCAAAGAATTGGGCATGGAATTCGGGCTGTGGTTCGAACCCGAGATGGTCAATCCCGACAGCGATCTTTACCGCGCGCATCCAGACTGGGTGTTGCAAGCTGAAGGAGTTGAGGCGGTTCCCTTTCGAGGTCAATTGACGCTCGACCTGACGAAGCCCGAAGTTTTCGACTATCTCTTCGGCAAGATCACCCAGCTCGTCAGCACCTATGGCATCGCCTACATCAAGTGGGACATGAACCGGGATACCAACCATCCCGGCAGCAGCGGTCGCGGCGCGATGCATCGCCAGACGCTGGCGGTTTATCGTCTGTTCGAGCAACTGCGCGAGGCGCATCCCGAACTAGAGATCGAAAGCTGCTCGTCTGGCGGCGGTCGCGCCGATTTTGGGATCATGCGCCACGCTGACAGGATTTGGACTTCGGACAATAACGATGCGCGTCAACGTCAGGCGATACAGCGCGGAGCAACCCACTTCCTTCCGCTGCGCGTGCTTGGCAGCCATGTCGGGCCGAAGCGCTGCCATGTCACGGGCCGCGAATTCTCAATGGTATTCCGCGTCGCCAGCGCGGTGTTCGGACACATGGGGCTGGAGCTCGACTTGCGCGACGAAAGCCCGCATGACTTGAAAGTACTGAAGGCCGGTATCGCGCTTTACAAGGACCACCGCCAGCTGATCCACACGGGCCGCTTCCTTCGGCTCGCTTCACCCAGTCATACCAACCTGATCGGGTGCGTCTCGCAGGATCAGGGCGAAGCGATCTTCTCCTACGCAAAGCTGGAAACCGAGGTAGCAACCTTGCCACAGCGCGTGCATTTCGCCGGGCTCGATCCAGAGCGGACCTATCGGCTGCGCCTGATCTGGCCGCCGCACAACCCTTCGATCAGCTACCCCTCGATCGTCGATGCGGCAGAATTGCTGGGCGAAGGGCGGGTGTTTTCCGGTGCAGCCTTGATGGGGCATGGTATACAGCCACCGCTGACCTTTCCGGACACTTGCCTGTTCTACCACCTCGAAGCGGACATCTGA
- a CDS encoding AraC family transcriptional regulator: protein MKFLVFQFGCNAKGPQMWEEKVYKQNLHLSPIGGIKIACFLHNGVGVLTEQRVLPHFNLVYVTRGHGSYRDERGVELPVQAGDVIIVFPEIEHWYGPPPGESWDEFYMVFEGPVFDLWRSSGCLDQDRPVVSLRPMDFWRDRILGLIGGARAQTESELMRETVRLQELLTDIVEAGEQDMVDDIAWLEQAKSAIADSMDVRQAAGRMEQSYEGFRKRFRKLSGRSPGRYRTSLIMERACEMLGEPGVLLRDISDELGFCDEYHFSRQFSKTVGWSPSEYRTRIGRDPSRF from the coding sequence ATGAAGTTTTTGGTATTCCAGTTCGGTTGCAATGCTAAAGGTCCGCAAATGTGGGAAGAAAAAGTCTACAAACAGAATCTGCATCTGTCTCCCATTGGAGGGATAAAGATCGCGTGCTTTCTCCACAACGGTGTCGGAGTGCTGACTGAGCAGCGCGTTCTACCGCATTTCAACCTCGTCTATGTCACTCGCGGTCACGGGAGCTACCGTGATGAACGCGGGGTTGAATTGCCAGTGCAGGCGGGCGATGTGATCATCGTCTTTCCCGAAATCGAGCACTGGTATGGTCCGCCACCCGGCGAAAGCTGGGACGAATTCTACATGGTTTTCGAAGGTCCGGTGTTTGACCTGTGGCGCTCGTCCGGATGCCTTGATCAAGATCGACCGGTTGTCTCGCTCCGTCCGATGGATTTCTGGCGCGATCGGATCCTTGGTTTGATCGGGGGAGCGCGTGCTCAAACCGAAAGCGAGTTGATGCGCGAAACGGTTCGGCTCCAGGAATTGCTCACCGACATCGTTGAGGCCGGTGAGCAGGACATGGTCGATGATATCGCTTGGCTTGAACAAGCAAAATCGGCGATTGCCGATTCTATGGACGTTCGGCAAGCCGCCGGGCGAATGGAGCAATCCTACGAGGGATTTCGCAAGCGTTTTCGCAAGCTTTCGGGCAGATCGCCCGGTCGCTACCGAACAAGTCTGATCATGGAGCGTGCGTGCGAAATGCTCGGGGAGCCGGGCGTGCTGCTGCGCGACATCTCGGACGAGCTGGGCTTTTGCGATGAATACCACTTTAGCCGCCAATTCAGCAAAACAGTTGGTTGGTCTCCTTCCGAGTACCGAACACGGATTGGCCGCGATCCGAGCCGATTTTAG
- a CDS encoding SLC5 family protein has protein sequence MSTVQIAVFLIITALIAFATYMHCRGKRGAGDGDERDYFLANGGLAWYFVAGSITLTNLSTDQLIGMNGNQMALLAWWEFAAVAGLFILAFVFLPVYYRNNCTTTTELLQKKYGDKHIRALISLLFLFGNLFIFLPAILYGGSLFLLSLTGQSTDLTTIMTVSVVIAIVGAAYAIFGGLRAVAVSDTYSGVLVLGLALLVVFLALQAIDFDLTGIPAERLTLVGDNDSPIPWHTLLTGMIFIQTFYWSTNQTITQRAMAAPNIKEAQKGVLVAAGIRLAIVPIIVVVPGIVSYKLFGDVGDPAYGMIVGEVLPVWLSGAFAAAIFAAVLTTFNSILNASAALYVCDIHEAYVDEPKRVGRLGAIVSIVMSVLALALVPFFASQESLINTVQELYGLLSMPILSAFVVGLAFRNVKAAAAMIGVVAGVAFYGFWSMVWEPAHYIHGMAVTLVLAIVVSLLANLVIFGQRAEFAIGRASEPDPAAA, from the coding sequence ATGAGCACAGTCCAGATAGCGGTCTTCCTGATCATCACCGCGCTGATCGCTTTTGCCACCTACATGCATTGCCGTGGCAAGCGAGGGGCGGGCGACGGCGATGAGCGGGACTACTTCCTCGCTAATGGTGGACTGGCCTGGTATTTTGTCGCTGGCTCAATCACGCTCACGAACCTTTCGACCGATCAGTTGATCGGCATGAACGGCAACCAGATGGCTTTGCTAGCGTGGTGGGAATTCGCCGCAGTCGCAGGCCTGTTCATTCTCGCCTTCGTGTTTCTGCCGGTCTATTATCGCAACAATTGCACGACCACGACCGAGCTCTTGCAGAAGAAGTATGGCGACAAGCATATCCGCGCACTGATCAGCCTGCTGTTCTTGTTCGGCAACCTTTTCATATTCTTGCCTGCCATTCTTTATGGTGGTTCGCTGTTCCTTCTATCGCTGACCGGGCAAAGCACCGACCTTACGACGATCATGACCGTCTCGGTTGTGATCGCGATTGTCGGGGCAGCCTATGCGATCTTTGGTGGTCTGCGAGCCGTGGCCGTGTCAGATACATATTCGGGTGTATTGGTCCTCGGCTTAGCGCTACTTGTGGTGTTTCTGGCTCTCCAGGCGATCGACTTCGACCTCACAGGTATCCCCGCCGAGCGTCTTACACTCGTGGGCGACAATGACAGTCCAATCCCGTGGCACACGCTGCTGACAGGCATGATCTTCATCCAGACATTCTACTGGTCGACCAACCAGACGATCACGCAACGCGCTATGGCGGCTCCGAACATCAAAGAGGCACAGAAGGGCGTGCTCGTCGCGGCAGGCATTCGCCTGGCGATCGTGCCGATCATCGTCGTCGTACCTGGTATCGTGTCTTACAAGCTGTTCGGCGATGTGGGCGACCCCGCCTACGGCATGATCGTCGGTGAGGTGTTGCCGGTGTGGTTGTCAGGCGCCTTTGCCGCTGCAATCTTTGCCGCCGTGCTGACGACGTTCAACTCGATCCTGAACGCCAGTGCCGCACTGTATGTGTGCGACATCCACGAGGCCTATGTCGACGAGCCCAAGCGGGTGGGGCGTCTTGGCGCCATCGTGTCGATTGTGATGAGTGTCTTGGCGCTCGCACTGGTGCCCTTCTTTGCTAGCCAGGAAAGCCTGATCAACACCGTTCAGGAACTCTATGGCCTGCTTTCGATGCCGATCCTGTCAGCCTTCGTCGTGGGCTTGGCTTTCCGCAATGTGAAAGCCGCGGCAGCGATGATTGGTGTTGTCGCTGGCGTAGCCTTCTACGGTTTCTGGAGCATGGTGTGGGAGCCCGCCCACTACATCCACGGCATGGCGGTGACTTTGGTGCTGGCCATCGTGGTCTCGTTGCTCGCAAACCTCGTGATCTTCGGACAGCGGGCTGAATTCGCGATCGGTAGGGCTAGCGAACCGGATCCGGCTGCCGCGTAA
- a CDS encoding TonB-dependent receptor: MLFSKRAVLAQSAAFAAIAVCSPALAQDADTPSAEGEENVIVVTGFKKSLQDSIDLKRDSAVVVDAISAEDVGKFPDQNVAEALQRITGVAIDRSGGEGQSITVRGLGPEFNAVLLNGRTLATDNPGRQFSFDVLSADIIQSAEVYKSSQAGLQSGGIGAVVNITTARPIDRLGFNASVSAAAIYENLSEDIGTDITGVVSWSNGTVGVLFGGSYNLRNAQIDRNITNGYALRQGDAAIFAPESSTGLQATDIGALPAGARVQQQVIFSRDVQDRERITLNGALQFAPSDVFTATFDGLYSRFEVDSFDQQFSGFFSPPFLDPQIDANGTVTSFSRPSQDFAARNPDIAGTVGLSQNDNVLTSNNREAETFAFGGNFEFEASDRLTFVADVSWSRATRDGTNPFVVLGALAPTSPLIESTNTGGISTITNILDADFVDTSIQRLHFVNVNRTTVEDEVFEVRFDGEWEIDAGPLLNATFGAIYTDREKVQNLFDNFAAPGFGNISAAEIFCAYCGYTVPFDTSILSEFSFDGFLSGVEGANTVPSTILTASFEDAFAQLNSVANLQNPDRTGGNTAEVLAYLNSGGLDPVLGIYTPSFNPGGSFAVEEQIYAGYFSTEWGGDFGGELPWSANIGFRIAFTDVISSGIDQPVIEFRETPGDTQLVTVFGPATNISVPNDYVNFLPSVSFRVEPTADTVLRLSYARTVTRPTLTALGVANTFGGRSDAPLSGGGNPLLEAFEADNFDVSFEWYFDSLSYFSVAGFHKELGGFLEESTLPVPGVVIFPAGNGGLTVDTPVDVTFQDTRQRNGLSGSISGAEIAFQKTFDNGFGGIINYTYVTSSQDNAPVGDLGFNGFTPHTVNVTGFYENGPLSARVSYNYRDGFLVQENDVQSEPRQREAFGQVDFSASYELTDQFQVFVEGLNVLNEDTRDFSRFPNRVLTYERTGARYTAGVRAKF; encoded by the coding sequence ATGTTGTTTTCAAAGCGGGCCGTCCTGGCCCAGTCTGCTGCATTCGCAGCAATCGCAGTTTGCAGCCCCGCCCTTGCGCAAGACGCAGATACCCCCAGCGCGGAAGGCGAAGAGAATGTCATCGTCGTCACCGGCTTTAAGAAAAGCCTCCAGGACTCAATCGATCTGAAGCGTGACAGCGCAGTTGTGGTCGATGCGATCTCCGCCGAAGATGTCGGCAAGTTTCCCGACCAGAACGTTGCAGAAGCGTTGCAGCGCATCACCGGTGTCGCAATCGACCGTTCGGGCGGTGAAGGCCAGTCTATCACAGTTCGCGGCCTCGGCCCGGAATTCAACGCGGTGCTCTTGAACGGTCGCACGCTCGCTACCGACAACCCCGGTCGTCAATTCTCGTTCGATGTACTTTCAGCAGACATCATTCAGTCGGCAGAGGTCTACAAATCTTCGCAGGCTGGTCTCCAATCCGGTGGCATCGGCGCGGTCGTCAATATCACGACCGCACGCCCGATCGATCGCCTCGGCTTCAATGCGTCCGTTTCAGCAGCGGCAATTTACGAGAACCTGAGCGAAGACATCGGCACCGACATCACCGGCGTTGTATCGTGGTCCAACGGAACGGTTGGCGTGCTGTTTGGCGGTTCGTATAATCTGCGTAACGCGCAAATTGATCGCAACATCACCAACGGCTACGCCCTGCGTCAGGGTGATGCAGCGATTTTCGCTCCAGAATCCTCCACCGGGTTGCAAGCGACCGACATTGGCGCACTGCCAGCAGGTGCGCGGGTCCAGCAGCAGGTTATCTTCAGCCGCGATGTTCAAGATCGTGAGCGCATCACATTGAACGGCGCGCTTCAGTTCGCTCCTTCAGATGTGTTCACGGCTACCTTCGACGGTCTGTACTCACGGTTTGAAGTCGACTCGTTCGACCAGCAGTTTTCTGGCTTCTTCAGTCCGCCATTCCTCGATCCTCAGATCGACGCGAATGGCACGGTCACATCGTTCAGCCGGCCCAGTCAGGACTTCGCGGCTCGCAACCCCGACATTGCTGGCACGGTTGGTCTTTCTCAGAACGACAATGTGCTGACATCGAACAATCGCGAGGCAGAGACATTCGCATTCGGTGGAAACTTCGAATTCGAAGCCAGCGACCGACTGACCTTTGTCGCGGATGTTTCCTGGTCGCGCGCAACCCGTGATGGGACGAACCCGTTTGTCGTTCTTGGCGCGCTTGCGCCAACATCGCCATTGATCGAATCCACCAACACCGGCGGCATTTCGACGATTACCAATATTCTGGACGCGGACTTTGTCGACACCTCGATCCAGCGCCTCCACTTTGTAAACGTCAACCGCACGACAGTGGAAGATGAGGTCTTCGAAGTGCGCTTCGACGGTGAGTGGGAAATCGATGCAGGCCCGCTGCTGAACGCGACCTTTGGCGCGATCTACACCGATCGCGAAAAGGTTCAGAACCTGTTCGACAACTTTGCCGCGCCCGGGTTCGGCAATATCTCCGCGGCTGAAATCTTCTGCGCCTATTGCGGTTACACGGTGCCGTTCGACACTTCGATCCTCAGCGAGTTCTCGTTCGATGGCTTCCTGAGCGGTGTCGAGGGGGCGAACACGGTTCCTTCGACTATCCTGACTGCAAGTTTCGAAGACGCGTTCGCTCAGCTGAACAGCGTCGCCAATCTGCAGAATCCGGATCGTACCGGTGGCAACACTGCCGAGGTGTTGGCTTATCTGAACAGCGGCGGGCTTGATCCGGTGCTTGGCATCTACACGCCGTCGTTCAATCCGGGCGGTAGCTTTGCGGTGGAAGAGCAAATCTATGCTGGTTACTTCAGCACGGAGTGGGGCGGCGATTTCGGTGGCGAGCTTCCGTGGTCGGCAAATATCGGCTTCCGCATCGCTTTCACCGACGTGATATCGAGCGGTATCGATCAGCCAGTGATCGAATTCCGTGAAACGCCGGGCGATACGCAGCTTGTCACGGTCTTTGGTCCGGCAACGAACATCTCGGTGCCGAACGATTACGTGAACTTCCTGCCCTCGGTCAGCTTCCGGGTTGAGCCGACTGCCGATACCGTGTTGCGGCTTAGCTACGCGCGCACAGTGACGCGCCCGACGCTAACGGCTCTGGGCGTGGCCAATACGTTCGGCGGGCGTTCGGACGCGCCGCTTAGCGGTGGCGGCAATCCGCTGCTCGAAGCGTTCGAAGCGGACAATTTCGACGTTTCGTTCGAGTGGTACTTCGACTCGCTTAGCTATTTCAGCGTGGCTGGCTTTCACAAGGAGCTGGGTGGTTTCCTTGAGGAATCGACCTTGCCAGTGCCTGGCGTCGTCATCTTCCCGGCGGGCAATGGCGGATTGACGGTCGATACTCCGGTAGACGTAACCTTCCAGGACACGCGCCAACGCAACGGCCTTTCGGGCAGCATCAGCGGCGCTGAAATCGCCTTCCAGAAAACGTTCGACAACGGCTTTGGCGGGATCATCAACTACACATATGTGACCTCCAGCCAGGACAATGCGCCGGTCGGCGATCTCGGCTTCAACGGGTTCACGCCGCATACGGTCAACGTCACGGGATTCTATGAGAACGGTCCGCTCTCGGCACGCGTTTCATACAATTACCGCGATGGTTTCCTGGTGCAGGAGAATGACGTGCAGAGCGAGCCGCGCCAACGCGAAGCGTTCGGTCAAGTAGACTTCTCGGCCAGCTATGAACTGACCGATCAGTTCCAGGTCTTTGTCGAGGGGCTCAACGTTTTGAACGAAGACACGCGTGACTTTTCGCGTTTCCCGAACCGGGTGCTCACCTATGAGCGCACCGGGGCACGCTACACAGCAGGTGTTCGCGCCAAATTCTGA
- the truB gene encoding tRNA pseudouridine(55) synthase TruB, producing MVNGWLILDKPRGLGSTQAVAAVKRNLREGGYPKSKVGHGGTLDPLAEGVLPIALGEATKLAGRMLDASKIYEFTIQFGVETDTLDTEGEVTQRVDRFPPMAAIAAVLEHFTGPIEQVPPAYSALKVDGKRAYDRARAGEVVELKSRHVTIHSLTIGSGYAGEGELVSAFQTTAGRPDPYDPSAPLEMADSITLTAHVSKGTYIRSLARDIARALGTVGHVTYLRRIKAGPFTESQAISLDKLNEIGRGAPIEDLLLPLGAGLDDIPALHLNQTDAQAVRQGRVLSELPQPSGLYCAMLDNVPVALVEISDGRTKVVRGFNLPDVAE from the coding sequence ATGGTGAATGGCTGGTTGATCCTTGATAAACCGCGTGGGTTGGGCTCGACGCAGGCGGTGGCAGCGGTGAAGCGAAATCTGCGCGAAGGTGGCTATCCCAAGAGCAAGGTCGGTCACGGCGGGACGCTCGATCCCTTGGCCGAGGGCGTGCTGCCGATTGCACTGGGTGAGGCGACCAAGCTGGCCGGGCGCATGCTGGATGCCAGCAAAATCTATGAGTTCACGATCCAGTTCGGGGTCGAGACTGATACGCTCGATACAGAGGGTGAGGTCACCCAGCGTGTCGATCGATTCCCGCCGATGGCCGCGATTGCGGCAGTGCTTGAACATTTCACCGGCCCGATTGAGCAAGTGCCACCCGCTTACTCAGCGCTCAAAGTCGATGGCAAGCGGGCATATGACCGGGCACGTGCTGGCGAAGTGGTCGAACTTAAATCACGCCACGTGACGATTCATTCACTCACCATTGGATCGGGCTATGCCGGGGAGGGGGAGCTTGTCTCAGCCTTCCAAACCACTGCAGGCCGCCCCGATCCGTATGACCCTTCTGCACCGCTCGAAATGGCAGACAGCATCACCCTGACAGCGCATGTTTCGAAGGGCACTTACATACGTTCGCTAGCCCGCGATATCGCGCGAGCTCTTGGAACGGTTGGCCACGTTACCTATTTACGTCGCATCAAAGCGGGGCCTTTCACCGAATCCCAAGCGATTTCGCTGGACAAACTCAACGAAATCGGTAGAGGCGCGCCCATTGAAGACCTCCTCCTGCCGTTAGGGGCGGGGCTGGACGACATCCCGGCCCTTCACCTCAATCAGACAGACGCGCAGGCGGTCCGACAGGGCCGGGTCTTGTCTGAGCTGCCCCAACCATCTGGGCTTTACTGTGCGATGCTGGACAATGTGCCGGTGGCGCTAGTGGAGATTTCAGACGGTAGGACCAAAGTGGTCCGGGGCTTCAACCTTCCCGATGTCGCTGAGTAA
- the rpsO gene encoding 30S ribosomal protein S15 gives MSVTAEEKAKIIKDNAQGKGDTGSPEVQVAILTQRIRNLTDHFKGNHKDNHSRRGLLMMVNKRRNLLAYLKKKDVERYNALIQKLGLRK, from the coding sequence ATGTCGGTAACCGCCGAAGAAAAAGCAAAAATCATCAAAGACAACGCCCAGGGCAAGGGCGACACCGGAAGTCCGGAAGTCCAGGTCGCGATCCTCACACAGCGCATCCGCAACCTGACTGACCACTTCAAAGGTAACCACAAAGACAACCATTCGCGCCGCGGCCTTCTGATGATGGTCAACAAGCGCCGTAACCTGCTCGCCTATCTCAAGAAGAAAGACGTCGAGCGGTACAACGCACTGATCCAGAAGCTGGGTCTCCGCAAATAA
- the glpD gene encoding glycerol-3-phosphate dehydrogenase translates to MSEQFDLLVIGGGINGAGIARDAAGRGLSVCLVEKDDLAQHTSSASTKLVHGGLRYLEHFEFRLVRESLIERERLLKIAPHIIWPLRFVLPHDDGLRPKWMLRLGLFLYDNLGGRKLLPPTRTVDLRAAPHGKVLEERLVKGFEYSDCWVEDSRLVALNCLDAKEHGADIRTRTECVGLERQADGWSAELRSESGEVQIHARMVVNAAGPWVDKVLGRAIPSDSHENLRLVKGSHLIFPRLFEGEHCYIFQNKDERIIFAIPYERDFTLVGTTDVGFEGDPSGIQISAAEAHYICDAANEYLEVDIAPEQAVSSYAGVRPLYDDSSASNSTVTRDYVFELDRGSDNNAPPMLSIFGGKITTYRKLAEHALEKLGVSGNSWTADKHLPGGNIDPEHFDDFVAETARRYPWLPESAVARMARAYGTRIDTLIGTAQGLNDMGPHLGGDLYARELEYLAEHEFVTTAEDALWRRSKLELHLDDASKARVRDWFAQRKVAA, encoded by the coding sequence ATGAGCGAACAATTCGACCTGCTTGTGATTGGCGGCGGCATCAACGGCGCAGGCATTGCGCGCGATGCAGCGGGTCGCGGGTTATCGGTTTGCCTGGTCGAGAAAGACGATCTCGCCCAGCACACGTCAAGCGCGTCGACCAAGCTGGTGCATGGCGGTCTGCGCTATCTTGAGCATTTCGAGTTTCGGCTGGTGCGCGAAAGCCTGATCGAACGCGAACGCCTGCTCAAGATCGCTCCGCATATCATTTGGCCGCTGCGCTTCGTGTTGCCACACGATGACGGATTGCGGCCGAAATGGATGCTGCGGCTTGGCCTGTTCCTGTATGACAATCTGGGCGGCAGGAAGCTTCTGCCGCCAACGCGAACCGTCGATCTGCGCGCTGCTCCGCATGGCAAAGTTCTCGAAGAACGGCTCGTAAAAGGTTTTGAATACTCGGATTGTTGGGTTGAAGACTCTCGCCTAGTCGCACTCAACTGCCTCGATGCGAAAGAGCACGGAGCCGACATCCGAACCCGCACGGAATGCGTAGGGCTGGAGCGGCAAGCGGATGGTTGGTCTGCAGAACTCCGGAGCGAAAGCGGCGAAGTGCAGATTCACGCCAGAATGGTCGTCAACGCCGCAGGGCCCTGGGTCGACAAGGTGCTCGGCCGCGCCATCCCCAGCGACAGCCACGAAAACCTGCGCCTCGTCAAAGGCAGCCATCTGATCTTCCCGCGCCTGTTCGAAGGCGAGCATTGCTACATCTTCCAGAACAAGGATGAGCGGATCATCTTCGCGATCCCCTATGAGCGCGATTTCACTTTGGTCGGAACCACCGATGTCGGTTTCGAAGGCGATCCATCGGGGATTCAAATCTCTGCCGCGGAGGCACACTACATCTGCGACGCCGCCAACGAGTATCTCGAAGTCGACATTGCGCCAGAACAGGCTGTGTCGAGCTATGCCGGAGTCCGCCCGCTTTACGATGACAGCTCCGCCTCAAACTCGACCGTCACGCGCGACTATGTCTTTGAGCTGGATCGGGGCAGCGACAACAACGCGCCACCGATGCTTTCAATCTTCGGCGGTAAGATTACAACCTATCGTAAACTTGCCGAACATGCGCTTGAGAAATTGGGTGTTTCCGGAAATTCGTGGACCGCTGACAAGCACCTGCCTGGCGGCAACATTGATCCAGAACACTTCGACGATTTCGTGGCAGAAACAGCACGGCGATACCCTTGGCTGCCCGAAAGCGCAGTCGCTCGCATGGCGCGTGCCTATGGCACACGGATCGACACGTTGATCGGGACAGCTCAGGGGCTCAACGATATGGGACCGCATCTGGGCGGAGACCTCTATGCTCGCGAGCTCGAATACCTAGCCGAGCATGAATTCGTGACCACTGCCGAGGATGCGCTGTGGCGGCGCAGCAAGCTGGAGCTCCATCTTGACGATGCGTCGAAAGCGCGGGTGCGCGATTGGTTTGCGCAGCGAAAGGTCGCGGCGTGA